A segment of the Zingiber officinale cultivar Zhangliang chromosome 8B, Zo_v1.1, whole genome shotgun sequence genome:
CTTGTATTTACTGTCATTTGTCTTATTTACATGAAGGAATtcaaaataaagaaacaaatcTAAATTAGTAAGTGGAATTAGAAGGCATTATAATTGAATTCTAAATTTAGCAAATGATTTTGTAACAAGATTACTTGCATAAGTATGAATTTAATGTCAATTTTGGATATTCCCTATTAAATGCCAACTTCCTTCTACATTTCTTATACCTATTAATTACAATTTCCACTTAACCTAATGAAAAATCTTAAACAATTCATTACTCTGTAGGAATTGGAAGTTAGATGGGATGATGTAGTGAACAATTCACCATCCACTACCTCAACctttttgtaatatttttttttctaaatctttttttTGGATGGTGATCGTGAAATTAGTCATCTTAGAAGGGCATCGAGGTAacgatcttattttatttttaaatttttttataatatagtatttaatttttatcagccgattaattttaaaataattattttaatttaataaaaaaattatcaattataTGAATAAATCAGGAAGTATTAAATCATATCCATATCATATatcctatttaaaaattttatcttaaattttcaaTAGGGtaattaaaaaatctttataTCAACATCTAATTTATTccttaaattatgtatttttaaataagattttattttttaaatattacaaaaaaaatagagaagttaataTTTATCGTATGTtgaaatataaatatttaaatttaataaaatattttttttattttaaattatgcataagatttttaaatatatctGAAATGAGATTTAAATGCTCTCAGGTCTGTCCCATCATTTTAGTAATCGAATAAAAGAATATTATCATGTTCACTCGCATAATTAGGATTGCCGCCCGGATTTATACGGCATTATTGATATTGTACCATTTGTCTTCTGAGTATAAAAGATGGGTAAATTTGTATATAGTCTCCCATCATAAATTTAATTTTGTATATAGTCTTCATTgactaaaatttttatttatactTTCTAGTCAAATATAAATACTAATTTATCTAATTGCCCTTaatatttttaagtataaaaactctaaaaactaagtataatttttcttaaattcagcacattaaattagaattcagtatattttctattaaattgagcatgattctttttccacttcaattagataaaaaatatactatattttctttaaatgatacttaattgaatagaaaatatattagattttttttaattgtgctgaatttagaagaaattatattaagtaagaaaaaagtcatgttcaatttgatagaaaatatactaaaatctaatttaaagtatcgaatttaaaaataattatacttatttttagaatttttatatctaaaaaatataaggggtcaattttgatagaaatatactggattctagtttaaagtgctgaattttgataaaaatatactggattctagtttaaagtgttgaatttaagaggaattatactcatttttagactttttatacttaaaaaatctAAAGGTAAATAGGTAATGATATTTGTATAGAGGAAttaaagtaaataaaattttataagtaaaaaatggaaataaaattttttagacATAAAGATTatatacaaaattaaaattatgattaaaaatttttctctaatttactccCAAAAGAACGTCATAATTTATTTATAAAGTAACGGGAGCGGAGGGCGACGCGTGAAGTAAACAATTTTCTGAAAACATCAAAAATTTACAAAATATACCACCTAAATCTTTATTATGCGATTCGTAATTAATTATggaccaaattaaaaaaaaaagtgcgAACGGATTTGAACGGCAGCGGATGAGCGTTATTGGCCGGTCGCCACCAAAGTCATCACTGTCACCAAACACTCTCTCCCTCCTCTCCCACCTGCCCCCGTAAAACTACGTCCGTTCCTTTTGTACATCTCCTCCACTTCCGCCAAATCGATCGCTGATTGCGCTTCCGGCGACGTCTACGGTGGGCGTGGCGGAAGCAGATAAAGAAAGTCAGATTTTTTCTGGGGTTTTGGAGTGTTTAGGCTGTGGCGAGGATCGAAGTCCGTGAGATTTTTCAGGCTCTGCTTTGTCGGTTCCTTCGTTGTTATCGACGCGAGGGCTCCGTCCGAATCATCGCCTCTTCTGTCGGATTCTCCGCCTCCGCGTGCCCTAAAGATCCCTCTCTGATCACCTCGAGGGATTGCGTCGTTCGTGAAGATGATCGCCTCTGTGAATCACTCCACCGCCGGGATCGGCGTGATTGGTCTCGTCCGGCACAGGGTGCCTTGTGTTAGACCTCGGATCGCGTCCGCTCATCCCGTATCTGCGATCACAAACCTTGGTTTGTCAGTTTCCTCCCTGAAACCCCCTTATCTCGCGATTCCCAAGGGGCTTGGGCTTGGCTTCGTCCGGAGAGATGGAGCTTCGTCGGCTGCGGAGCCCCGGGGTCTCCATTTCAAGTGCGAGGCTCACGAAGCTGATAGATCGGAGGTCCCTGAGATCTCCGCTGGGGAGGCTCGTTCGGTTGCCGCCCGGAGGGTAAAGATCGGCATCTACTTCGCCACTTGGTGGGCTCTCAACGTCGTCTTCAACATCTACAACAAGAAGGTCCTCAACGCCTTCCCTTACCCATGGCTAACGTCCACCCTCTCCCTCGCCACGGGCACCCTCATCATGCTTATCTCCTGGGGGACCAGAATTGCCAAGCCCCCCAAGACCGATTTCAATTTCTGGAAAGCCCTTGCACCGGTgagagagataaaatattcattttttttcttctaattttctttcctttttctttccccCCTCCCCAATGTGCTATCGATTTAAGGCGTTCCGATGTATATGCAATTTTTCATGGATCAGGTGGCGGTGGCACACACGATCGGGCATGTGGCGGCGACGATAAGCATGTCGAAGGTGGCGGTTTCGTTCACCCACATAATCAAAAGCGGGGAGCCAGCTTTCAGCGTGTTGGTCTCACGGTTTCTGCTGGGAGAGACTTTCCCTGTGCCGGTTTACCTCTCTCTAGTCCCGATCATTGGTGGATGTGCTCTAGCTGCTGTGACAGAGCTCAACTTTAACATGATTGGTTAGTAGATGGATTAATATCACTTCTTTTGCAACGGTCGATTTTTTTTCAATCGGATAATATTGTTGAATATGATTGGTTAGTAGATGGCTACCATAAATATTGTCGACAGCTTGATCAttcgtttccttttcttttcttcttatgCCAAAATATCAAAGATGTGGCAAAGATGAAATATTCCGCTTTCCCCCCTCGTCCTTGAAGCAGAACAAACTTTTACATAATGAACTGCTTAGTTGGCGaagtatatatataaaagaattgtCTCAGTCTACCTTCTCTTTTTTGATCACATTACTTTTGGCTTAATTTTCAAGCCGTCGTTGTTGAATAATTGGATTGTGCTTTCTTTTGTGCAATTTGACCACTCTGTGGTTGAAGGGCTGCTACGGAACTTTAGTATGATAAAAAGATGACTTTCTTTAAGAGTTGGTAGGtgatgcaattttttttttttttttaatggtaGGTGATGCAATTGTGTTCGTGTTGGTTTCAGGTTTCATGGGTGCGATGATATCAAACCTTGCGTTCGTCTTTCGCAACATCTTCTCAAAAAGGGGGATGAAGGGGACGTCTGTTAGTGGAATGAACTATTATGCTTGCCTCTCTATCCTGTCCCTGTTGATACTCACACCATTTGCTATCGCAGTTGAGGGACCCCAGATGTGGGCTGCAGGTTGGCAGACAGCACTTTCCCAGATTGGCCCCAACTTTGTTTGGTGAGAAACCTCTTGATTTGTTGTCCCATTGTTAACATCTAATTATGGCGGTAACCTAGACTACTGTCCCATTGTTATTTCTCACAGTTCTGCGTAAATGAAACTTATATTGTGGTATGAATTACATTGCTTTAGACATTACTCCTAAAATTCCTGAAACTACTGAGTAATCATGCCCTCATGTAACTGTTGTAGTTCTTCACTCATGCAATAATGTCATTTTTACCCTTGACTATAGCTTGTGTATTCTCTACTGACTGCTTAGTCTAATCACATGCACCCTGAAGGTTATTTACCCAATTAATGAACTATCAACTgtttcattttcctttttctgTCTGACATCTGAAATTTATGTTGCTATGAACTTCTTCTAACATCATAGGTGGGTAGCTGCTCAAAGTGTCTTCTACCATTTATACAACCAAGTCTCTTACATGTCCTTAGATGAGATCTCTCCTCTGACGTTTAGCATTGGCAACACAATGAAGAGAATATCTGTCATTGTCTCATCCATCATAATTTTCCATACTCCTGTCCAACCTGTCAATGCACTGGGAGCTGCCATCGCCATTCTTGGAACTTTCTTGTATTCCCAGGTAAAGTTCATAATGTGTTATTCTTGTGGCACAGAGATCAGACAAAGGTCATGGAAGCAAAAAGGTTGAATACTATTTGATTGCATAACAACATAAATAATGTAGAAAAAGTTCTTGAAATCTAGGAAAATGATAGTTTCTTAGCACAGGCATGTCTTTATGCTTGTGCTTATTTTGGTTAAACAATTTTTTCGTAGTTTTAGTTTTATTGCCACTTTAAAAACTAAGGCATACAAGCAATGGATTCTCCTTTCCAAGATGATGAGCTCATGAGGGCTGCCAGTCAAGATTGAGATCCAAGATCTGAACAATTGACCTTGGAATCTTACAACCTGAACTGACTAAATGATTCTGATCCAAGATCTGAACTAGACTAGGATTTTATAAATCTACATTTATATCCTTTGGTATATCATTGTTTCTATGTAGTATTTTGATCTCAACAACCTTGACTAGATGATATACTGGCATTCACTTGGACTTTTTAAAGCTTAAcgtttaatagcttattttttcCCCCATCATATCATTTAGAAAAGTTCACTTTATGAGATCCTTTTTAACTCCTAAC
Coding sequences within it:
- the LOC122015000 gene encoding glucose-6-phosphate/phosphate translocator 1, chloroplastic-like; the protein is MIASVNHSTAGIGVIGLVRHRVPCVRPRIASAHPVSAITNLGLSVSSLKPPYLAIPKGLGLGFVRRDGASSAAEPRGLHFKCEAHEADRSEVPEISAGEARSVAARRVKIGIYFATWWALNVVFNIYNKKVLNAFPYPWLTSTLSLATGTLIMLISWGTRIAKPPKTDFNFWKALAPVAVAHTIGHVAATISMSKVAVSFTHIIKSGEPAFSVLVSRFLLGETFPVPVYLSLVPIIGGCALAAVTELNFNMIGFMGAMISNLAFVFRNIFSKRGMKGTSVSGMNYYACLSILSLLILTPFAIAVEGPQMWAAGWQTALSQIGPNFVWWVAAQSVFYHLYNQVSYMSLDEISPLTFSIGNTMKRISVIVSSIIIFHTPVQPVNALGAAIAILGTFLYSQAKQ